In Hoeflea ulvae, one genomic interval encodes:
- the proC gene encoding pyrroline-5-carboxylate reductase: MISAANPLVLVGAGNMGGAMLNGWLEAGTDPATIVVLDPKPSGAMAARLAAAGVRCEASAPEGLVAGILMLAVKPQIMDAVLPGLTGLVGPKTVSLSIAAGKTIAYFEERLGGAVVRTIPNTPAMVGRGITGAVANAAVSAEAKAEIDTLLSVCGPVEWVEDEALIDSITAVSGSGPAYVFYVVECMAEAGRKCGLPADLAMRLARATVTGAGELMHQSPDDAAVLRQNVTSPNGTTAAALAVLMAEDGLQPVFDAALQAAADRSRELAG, from the coding sequence ATGATTTCTGCAGCCAACCCCCTGGTTCTGGTCGGCGCCGGCAATATGGGCGGCGCCATGCTCAATGGCTGGCTTGAGGCAGGCACCGATCCGGCAACGATCGTGGTGCTCGATCCGAAACCGTCAGGGGCAATGGCGGCGCGGCTGGCTGCGGCCGGGGTGCGCTGTGAAGCGTCCGCGCCGGAAGGACTGGTTGCGGGCATCCTGATGCTGGCGGTCAAGCCGCAGATCATGGACGCCGTGCTTCCGGGACTGACCGGCCTGGTCGGGCCCAAGACGGTCAGCCTGTCGATCGCGGCTGGCAAGACCATCGCCTATTTCGAGGAACGGCTCGGCGGTGCGGTGGTGCGGACCATTCCCAACACGCCGGCCATGGTCGGCCGCGGCATCACCGGCGCGGTCGCCAATGCCGCTGTCAGTGCCGAAGCGAAAGCCGAAATCGACACATTGCTGTCGGTCTGCGGCCCGGTCGAATGGGTCGAGGACGAGGCGCTGATCGATTCGATCACGGCAGTGTCGGGCAGCGGCCCGGCCTATGTGTTTTACGTTGTCGAGTGCATGGCGGAGGCGGGACGCAAATGCGGCCTGCCGGCGGACCTCGCCATGCGCCTGGCGCGCGCGACGGTGACGGGTGCAGGTGAACTGATGCACCAGTCGCCGGACGACGCGGCAGTCCTGAGGCAGAATGTCACTTCGCCCAACGGGACGACGGCGGCAGCCCTGGCCGTGTTGATGGCCGAGGACGGCCTCCAGCCGGTATTTGATGCGGCGCTGCAGGCTGCGGCTGATCGCTCGCGCGAACTTGCCGGCTGA
- a CDS encoding TRAP transporter small permease subunit, translating into MIQYIRFADTLSAAFGKAFAWLIILMACGTGFEVVSRYLFNAPTPWALDVSFIMYGSLFMMGGAYTLSRGGHVRGDFLYRLWRPQNQAKLDLVLYILFFFPGVTALIISGWKYASRSWGYSEVSVNSPAGIPIYQFKTVIVAAGILLFLQGIAQVFRCIVCIRTGEWIEAEEDVRETEDLMMKRADEAETGGHI; encoded by the coding sequence ATGATTCAATATATCCGTTTTGCCGACACCTTGTCGGCGGCATTCGGCAAGGCCTTCGCCTGGCTGATCATCCTCATGGCCTGCGGCACCGGCTTTGAAGTGGTATCCCGTTACCTCTTCAATGCACCCACGCCCTGGGCACTCGATGTTTCATTCATCATGTACGGATCCCTGTTCATGATGGGCGGCGCCTATACGCTGTCGCGTGGAGGGCATGTGAGAGGCGATTTTCTCTACCGGCTCTGGCGTCCGCAGAACCAGGCGAAGCTGGATCTGGTGCTCTATATCCTGTTCTTCTTTCCCGGCGTCACCGCGCTGATCATTTCCGGCTGGAAATATGCGTCCCGCTCCTGGGGCTACAGCGAAGTCAGCGTCAACAGTCCCGCGGGCATTCCGATCTACCAGTTCAAAACGGTGATCGTGGCCGCAGGCATATTGCTGTTCCTTCAGGGCATTGCCCAGGTCTTCCGCTGCATCGTCTGCATCCGCACCGGCGAATGGATAGAGGCGGAAGAAGACGTGCGCGAGACCGAAGACCTCATGATGAAAAGGGCCGATGAGGCCGAGACTGGCGGACATATATGA
- a CDS encoding amidase yields MGIDPMTVIGLSAVEVRDRMASGALTAVDYMKACLDRIARLDGEIKAFEWYDAEFAMRQAEGADAHRKSGRPLGPLHGVPVALKDIIDTRGIPTANGTVIDAGRVPERDAVIVGKLRAAGAVIIGKTVTAELAFLHPGKTRNPVNPAHTPGGSSSGSAAAVAAGMVPLAVGTQTGGSVIRPASFCGVTGFLPTAGSIPRTGILTQSPTLDRVGVFARTVEDAAMLAEVLYGHDELDKATAPAPHPRLHSIASSDAPVRPQFVFIRTPYWHKASPACQMAMEELADHLGEGCFETGLPDAFAEAAAMRERINLAEMAKCFHRYSRDGADKLSPQLSEALDRGGKALAHDYIAALDWPDYLYAALDAIFQRCDAIITPAAPGAAPPGLESTGDSVFNAIWTLCGTPAITLPLFADEDGMPMGVQIVGRRGGDARLLRTARWLAKHFETDGQGD; encoded by the coding sequence ATGGGAATTGACCCGATGACGGTGATTGGCCTGAGCGCCGTGGAGGTGCGTGACAGGATGGCCAGCGGTGCGTTGACCGCCGTCGATTACATGAAAGCGTGTCTCGACCGGATCGCGCGCCTGGACGGGGAGATCAAGGCGTTCGAATGGTACGATGCCGAGTTCGCCATGCGCCAGGCCGAGGGCGCGGATGCACACCGCAAGTCCGGCCGGCCGCTGGGACCGTTGCATGGGGTGCCGGTGGCGTTGAAGGACATCATCGATACCCGCGGCATTCCCACCGCCAACGGCACCGTGATCGATGCCGGTCGTGTGCCCGAGCGCGATGCTGTCATTGTCGGCAAGCTGCGCGCGGCGGGCGCCGTCATCATCGGCAAGACGGTCACCGCCGAACTCGCCTTCCTGCATCCGGGCAAGACCCGCAATCCGGTCAACCCGGCTCACACGCCGGGTGGCTCGTCTTCCGGTTCCGCGGCGGCAGTCGCCGCGGGCATGGTGCCGCTGGCTGTCGGCACCCAAACCGGTGGATCGGTAATCCGTCCGGCATCCTTCTGCGGCGTGACCGGCTTCCTGCCAACTGCGGGAAGCATTCCGCGTACCGGCATTCTGACGCAGTCGCCGACGCTCGACAGGGTCGGGGTCTTTGCCCGGACCGTCGAGGACGCGGCGATGCTGGCGGAGGTGCTGTACGGTCACGATGAACTCGACAAGGCGACGGCACCGGCGCCGCATCCGCGGCTGCATTCGATTGCTTCGTCCGATGCGCCCGTGCGGCCGCAATTCGTTTTCATCCGGACGCCTTACTGGCACAAGGCCAGCCCGGCGTGCCAGATGGCGATGGAGGAACTTGCGGACCATCTGGGGGAGGGTTGTTTCGAAACCGGACTGCCGGATGCTTTCGCCGAAGCGGCGGCCATGCGCGAGCGGATCAATCTGGCGGAGATGGCCAAGTGCTTCCACCGCTACAGCCGCGATGGCGCCGACAAACTGTCACCGCAACTTTCGGAAGCGCTCGACAGGGGCGGCAAAGCACTGGCGCATGACTATATCGCCGCGCTTGACTGGCCGGATTACCTCTATGCCGCGCTCGACGCGATCTTCCAGCGCTGTGACGCCATCATCACGCCCGCAGCACCCGGTGCCGCCCCGCCCGGGCTGGAGAGTACAGGCGATTCGGTGTTCAATGCGATCTGGACCCTGTGCGGTACACCGGCGATCACGCTGCCGCTGTTTGCTGACGAGGACGGGATGCCGATGGGCGTGCAGATTGTCGGGCGGCGTGGTGGCGATGCGCGCCTGCTCAGAACCGCCAGATGGCTGGCAAAGCATTTTGAAACCGACGGCCAGGGAGACTGA
- a CDS encoding tRNA-binding protein, whose protein sequence is MSETISFADFEKVDIRTGTVVAAEVFPQARKPAFKLRIDFGPEIGEKKSSAQITEHYTPESLVGRQVMAVVNFPPRQIGPFMSEVLTLGFLDANGAVVLASVDKTVADGSRLM, encoded by the coding sequence ATGAGCGAAACAATCAGCTTTGCCGATTTCGAGAAGGTCGATATCCGCACCGGCACGGTGGTTGCGGCGGAAGTCTTTCCGCAGGCGCGCAAGCCGGCGTTCAAGCTGCGCATCGATTTCGGCCCCGAGATCGGCGAGAAGAAATCCTCGGCGCAGATCACCGAACATTACACGCCCGAATCACTGGTGGGACGCCAGGTGATGGCCGTGGTCAATTTCCCGCCGCGCCAGATCGGTCCGTTCATGTCGGAAGTGCTGACCCTCGGCTTTCTCGATGCGAATGGCGCCGTGGTGCTGGCCAGCGTCGACAAGACCGTCGCGGATGGCTCGCGCCTGATGTGA
- a CDS encoding branched-chain amino acid aminotransferase, giving the protein MASVPFDQLDGEIWFNGEFVPWKDAKIHVLTHGLHYASAVFEGERAYGGEIFKLTEHTERLHTSGEILGFKIPYSVAEIDQACVELLARQGFTDAYVRPIAWRGSEMMGVSAQQNKINLSIAIWQWPSYFKPEERMKGIRLDLAEYRRPDPRTAPCRSKAAGLYMICTLSKHRAEERGYADALMLDWRGQVAEATGANVFFVKDGKIHTPTPDCFLDGITRRTVIGLAEKRGYEVIERAIMPEELEGFEQCFLTGTAAEVTPVSEIGPYNFAVGEMTMNLVNDYMAEVQPKRAAAE; this is encoded by the coding sequence ATGGCGTCCGTACCTTTCGATCAGCTCGACGGTGAAATCTGGTTCAATGGCGAGTTTGTGCCGTGGAAAGACGCAAAAATCCACGTGCTGACCCATGGCCTGCATTATGCCAGCGCCGTGTTTGAAGGCGAACGCGCCTATGGCGGCGAGATCTTCAAGCTCACCGAGCACACCGAGCGGCTACACACATCGGGCGAGATCCTCGGCTTCAAGATCCCCTACAGCGTTGCCGAGATCGATCAGGCCTGCGTCGAGTTGCTGGCGCGTCAGGGCTTTACCGATGCCTATGTTCGGCCGATCGCCTGGCGCGGATCGGAAATGATGGGCGTGTCGGCGCAGCAGAACAAGATCAATCTGTCGATCGCGATCTGGCAGTGGCCGAGCTATTTCAAGCCGGAGGAACGGATGAAGGGCATCCGCCTGGATCTGGCCGAATATCGCCGTCCTGATCCCCGCACGGCACCCTGCCGCTCGAAGGCGGCCGGCCTCTATATGATCTGCACCCTGTCCAAGCATCGTGCCGAAGAACGCGGCTACGCCGATGCGCTGATGCTCGACTGGCGCGGCCAGGTGGCCGAAGCCACCGGCGCCAATGTGTTCTTCGTCAAGGATGGCAAGATCCACACCCCGACACCCGACTGCTTTCTCGACGGCATCACCCGCCGCACCGTGATCGGCCTCGCCGAGAAGCGCGGCTATGAGGTGATCGAGCGGGCGATCATGCCGGAAGAACTCGAGGGTTTCGAGCAGTGTTTCCTCACCGGCACCGCCGCGGAAGTCACGCCGGTGTCCGAAATTGGTCCCTACAATTTTGCTGTCGGCGAGATGACCATGAACCTGGTCAATGACTACATGGCCGAAGTGCAGCCCAAGCGCGCCGCCGCCGAATAG
- a CDS encoding response regulator, whose protein sequence is MTTSLPGDDAAHLLVVDDDTRIRDLLSRYLTEQGFRVTTAADAAEARRKLDGIDFDLLIIDVMMPGESGLSLTKSLREAKTVPILMLTALAEGDARIDGLEAGADDYLPKPFNPRELVLRINNILKRGGQPAAPKVEQVVFGPFTFVIARRELKKSGEPVRLTDREREIMVTFAENAGDTVPRHELVGGDVEVGERTIDVQINRLRRKIEDDPSNPVWLQTVRGIGYRLSVETTA, encoded by the coding sequence ATGACGACTTCCTTGCCAGGCGACGACGCCGCCCATCTGCTGGTCGTTGACGACGACACCCGCATCCGCGACCTGCTCTCGCGCTATCTCACCGAACAGGGTTTTCGCGTCACCACGGCCGCCGACGCCGCCGAAGCACGCCGCAAGCTCGACGGCATCGATTTCGACCTGCTGATCATCGATGTGATGATGCCCGGCGAGAGCGGCCTGTCGCTGACCAAATCCCTGCGCGAAGCCAAGACCGTGCCGATCCTGATGCTGACCGCGCTGGCCGAGGGCGACGCCCGGATCGACGGGCTCGAGGCCGGCGCCGACGACTATCTGCCCAAGCCGTTCAATCCGCGCGAGCTGGTGCTCAGGATCAACAATATCCTCAAGCGCGGCGGCCAGCCGGCAGCCCCCAAGGTCGAACAGGTGGTGTTCGGCCCCTTCACCTTCGTCATTGCCCGGCGCGAGTTGAAGAAATCCGGCGAACCGGTGCGGCTGACCGACCGCGAACGCGAGATCATGGTCACCTTCGCCGAAAATGCCGGCGACACCGTGCCGCGCCATGAACTGGTCGGCGGCGATGTCGAAGTCGGCGAGCGCACCATCGATGTCCAGATCAACCGGCTGCGCCGCAAGATCGAGGACGACCCCTCAAACCCGGTCTGGCTGCAGACCGTGCGCGGCATCGGCTATCGTCTCAGCGTCGAAACGACCGCTTGA
- a CDS encoding accessory factor UbiK family protein yields MNSGSNRILDELAKLMTDAAGAAQGVRREVETGMRSQLERLLNSMDLVKREEFEAVRDMAIKAREENDALSARLDAMEQKLSEKPAAAGKSSASKPAPSTKA; encoded by the coding sequence ATGAACAGCGGATCGAACCGAATTCTTGACGAACTGGCAAAGCTGATGACCGATGCGGCGGGTGCGGCACAGGGTGTACGACGCGAAGTCGAAACCGGCATGCGCAGCCAGCTCGAGCGGCTGCTCAACTCGATGGACCTGGTCAAGCGGGAGGAATTCGAGGCGGTTCGCGACATGGCGATCAAGGCGCGCGAGGAAAATGACGCGCTGTCGGCAAGGCTCGATGCGATGGAGCAGAAGCTGTCCGAAAAACCTGCCGCGGCAGGCAAATCCTCCGCTTCCAAGCCGGCGCCATCGACGAAGGCCTGA
- a CDS encoding MarR family winged helix-turn-helix transcriptional regulator, which translates to MNRAGAIKTASEEICDQPMDDEEGINFEIIELVFFAYRDFTSDPDAILGTFGFGRAHHRVVHFVNREPGLTVAALLETLKITKQSLARVLKQLIDSGYITQVAGPEDRRQRRLYPTPQGRDLAMALARPQSRRIADALESLDENGRAAVKTFLSGMIDTAPQDPAPARTGLKEGQDR; encoded by the coding sequence ATGAACCGCGCCGGCGCAATCAAGACCGCATCCGAGGAAATATGTGACCAGCCGATGGATGACGAGGAAGGCATCAATTTCGAGATCATCGAACTGGTGTTCTTCGCCTATCGCGACTTCACCTCCGACCCCGACGCCATTCTCGGCACCTTCGGCTTTGGCCGGGCGCATCACCGGGTGGTCCATTTCGTCAATCGTGAGCCGGGGCTTACGGTCGCAGCCCTGCTCGAGACCCTGAAAATCACCAAGCAGTCGCTGGCGCGGGTGCTCAAGCAACTGATTGATTCAGGCTATATCACCCAGGTCGCAGGCCCCGAGGACCGCAGGCAGCGCCGGCTTTACCCGACACCGCAGGGCCGCGATCTGGCGATGGCGCTGGCAAGGCCACAGTCTCGCCGCATCGCCGATGCACTTGAGTCACTGGACGAGAACGGACGCGCGGCGGTCAAGACATTCCTTTCCGGCATGATCGACACCGCCCCCCAGGATCCGGCGCCCGCCCGCACCGGTTTGAAGGAGGGACAAGACCGATGA
- a CDS encoding YbjN domain-containing protein produces MNLSNIEFERHSNPVDMIEFVAAANDWTFERSGEHEIAMTVEGHWTDYHVSFSWMEDCEALHIASAFDIKVPEVRVTEVMKLLSHVNGQVLMGHFDLWQHEHVILFRQSLLLAGGAEPTNRQVEVLLSNALDSCEAYFQAFQFVVWSGMDAQSAVTAVMFETRGEA; encoded by the coding sequence ATGAATCTCAGCAATATCGAATTCGAACGGCACTCCAATCCGGTAGACATGATCGAATTCGTGGCGGCGGCGAATGATTGGACATTTGAACGATCCGGCGAGCACGAGATCGCAATGACCGTCGAGGGCCATTGGACGGATTACCATGTCTCGTTTTCCTGGATGGAAGATTGCGAAGCGCTGCACATCGCCAGCGCCTTCGACATCAAGGTGCCCGAGGTTCGTGTCACCGAGGTGATGAAGCTTCTGTCGCACGTCAATGGCCAGGTGCTGATGGGGCATTTCGACCTGTGGCAACATGAGCATGTCATCCTGTTCCGGCAGTCGCTGCTGCTGGCCGGCGGCGCCGAACCGACCAACCGCCAGGTCGAGGTGCTGTTGTCGAATGCGCTGGATTCCTGCGAGGCCTATTTCCAGGCCTTCCAGTTCGTCGTCTGGTCCGGCATGGATGCGCAGTCGGCGGTAACCGCGGTGATGTTCGAAACCCGCGGCGAGGCGTGA
- a CDS encoding TRAP transporter substrate-binding protein, whose protein sequence is MQNQNDKSVSRRSFLKKGSMLGGVAAAGALSAPAVLAQAPLVVKMQSSWPASDIWMDFAREYITRVEEMSNNRIKVDLLPAGAVVGAFQVMDAVNDGIIDAGHTVSVYWYGKSKAASFFGTGPVFGGSATTMLGWFYQGGGQELYRELTQDILGLNVVGFYGFPMPAQPFGWFKGEVNTVADIKGFKYRTVGLAADLLQSMGMSVAQLPGGEIVPAMERGVIDAFEFNNPSSDSRFGAQDVAKNYYLSSYHQASESFEFCFNKDFWDDLEPDLRAIMQYSVEAASTSNTALAMKEYSTDLQKLQSESGVTVHRTSKEILAAQLDAWDGLIEELGNDAFMKKIMDSQRAWVEQVAYYELMNAPDLGLAYDHYFPGKLKL, encoded by the coding sequence ATGCAGAATCAAAACGATAAGTCGGTTTCGAGAAGGTCCTTTTTGAAAAAGGGATCGATGCTGGGCGGTGTCGCCGCTGCAGGCGCCCTGTCGGCGCCGGCGGTGCTGGCGCAGGCGCCGCTGGTTGTGAAGATGCAGTCCTCTTGGCCTGCTTCCGACATCTGGATGGATTTCGCCCGCGAATACATCACCCGTGTGGAGGAAATGTCGAACAACCGCATCAAGGTTGACCTTCTGCCTGCCGGCGCCGTTGTCGGCGCGTTTCAGGTGATGGATGCGGTCAATGACGGGATCATCGATGCCGGCCATACCGTTTCGGTCTACTGGTACGGCAAGTCCAAGGCGGCTTCGTTCTTCGGGACCGGCCCGGTCTTCGGCGGATCGGCTACGACCATGCTCGGCTGGTTCTATCAGGGCGGCGGGCAGGAACTCTACCGCGAACTGACCCAGGATATTCTGGGCCTCAATGTCGTCGGCTTTTACGGGTTCCCGATGCCGGCCCAGCCTTTCGGCTGGTTCAAGGGCGAGGTCAACACCGTCGCCGACATCAAGGGCTTCAAATATCGCACGGTCGGCCTGGCGGCAGATCTGCTGCAGTCCATGGGCATGTCGGTGGCGCAGTTGCCCGGCGGCGAAATCGTTCCGGCCATGGAGCGCGGCGTGATCGACGCGTTCGAGTTCAACAACCCGTCATCCGACAGCCGCTTCGGCGCGCAGGACGTGGCCAAGAACTATTATCTGTCATCCTATCACCAGGCGTCCGAATCCTTCGAGTTCTGCTTCAACAAGGACTTCTGGGACGATCTCGAGCCCGATCTGCGGGCGATCATGCAGTACTCGGTCGAGGCTGCATCGACGTCCAACACCGCGCTGGCGATGAAGGAATATTCGACCGATCTGCAGAAGCTGCAGTCCGAATCGGGTGTCACCGTGCATCGCACGTCGAAGGAGATCCTCGCCGCCCAGCTCGACGCATGGGACGGCCTGATCGAGGAGCTCGGCAACGACGCCTTCATGAAGAAGATCATGGACAGCCAGCGCGCCTGGGTCGAGCAGGTCGCCTATTACGAGCTGATGAACGCTCCCGATCTGGGCCTGGCCTATGACCACTACTTCCCGGGCAAGCTCAAGCTCTGA
- a CDS encoding ATP-binding protein gives MTSMDSIRREYERYPPNGFRRFTRWFTKRIPTRLYARALLIIIIPMVLLQSVIAFVFMERHWQTVTQRLSMAVTRDIAAIIDVLDTFPQDAAYNDIIRIARERLELNIAIEPPGDLPAPRPKPFFSILDQILSEEITRQIRLPFWIDTVGNSNIVEVRIKLDDKILRVFAKRSQAYASNTHIFLLWMVGTSLVLLVIAILFLRGQIRPILKLTQAAESFGKGQRMPDDFRPRGADEVRRAGVAFIKMRERIERQLEQRTAMLSGVSHDLRTILTRFRLQLALVSDGPELDDLNKDIDDMQSMLDSYLSFARGEAEEDVGTVSLKSVVEKVAADGRLRGATVTVSVEGADEINVRPNAFARLLTNLVSNACRHGDEVSIHAQSRGKWLTIAIDDDGPGIPEEAREDVFRPFYRLDAARNQDESGTGLGLAIVRDIARSHGGDVTLSDSEKGGLRATIRLPV, from the coding sequence ATGACCAGCATGGATTCCATTCGCCGCGAATATGAACGGTATCCGCCCAACGGATTCCGCCGCTTCACGCGCTGGTTCACCAAGCGGATTCCGACGCGGCTCTATGCCCGCGCGCTTCTGATCATCATCATTCCGATGGTGTTGCTGCAATCGGTGATCGCCTTCGTCTTCATGGAGCGGCACTGGCAGACCGTGACCCAGCGGCTGTCCATGGCCGTCACCCGCGACATCGCCGCCATCATCGACGTGCTCGACACCTTCCCGCAGGACGCGGCCTATAATGACATCATCCGCATCGCCCGCGAACGGCTTGAGCTCAACATCGCCATCGAACCGCCCGGCGACTTGCCCGCCCCGCGGCCAAAACCGTTCTTCTCGATTCTCGACCAGATCCTGTCCGAGGAAATCACCCGCCAGATCCGGCTGCCGTTCTGGATCGACACAGTCGGCAATTCCAACATCGTCGAGGTCCGGATCAAGCTCGATGACAAGATTCTTCGCGTCTTTGCCAAGCGCAGCCAGGCTTACGCCTCCAACACCCATATCTTCCTGCTCTGGATGGTCGGCACCTCGCTGGTGCTGCTGGTCATCGCCATCCTGTTCCTGCGCGGCCAGATCCGGCCGATCCTGAAACTGACGCAAGCGGCCGAAAGCTTCGGCAAGGGCCAGCGCATGCCCGATGATTTCCGGCCCCGCGGCGCCGACGAGGTGCGCCGCGCCGGCGTTGCCTTCATCAAGATGCGCGAACGCATCGAACGCCAGCTCGAGCAGCGCACCGCCATGCTCTCCGGTGTCAGCCACGACCTGCGCACCATCCTCACCCGCTTCCGCCTGCAACTGGCGCTGGTCAGCGACGGCCCCGAACTCGATGACCTCAACAAGGACATCGACGACATGCAGTCGATGCTCGACAGTTATCTGTCCTTCGCCCGCGGCGAAGCCGAGGAGGATGTCGGCACCGTCAGCCTGAAAAGCGTCGTCGAAAAGGTCGCAGCCGACGGCCGCCTGCGCGGCGCCACGGTCACGGTATCGGTGGAAGGGGCTGACGAGATCAATGTCCGGCCCAATGCCTTCGCCCGGCTTCTGACCAATCTGGTCTCCAATGCCTGCCGGCATGGCGACGAAGTGTCGATTCACGCCCAGAGCCGCGGCAAATGGCTGACCATTGCCATTGACGACGACGGCCCCGGCATTCCCGAAGAGGCGCGCGAAGACGTGTTCCGGCCGTTCTACCGGCTCGACGCAGCCCGCAACCAGGACGAATCGGGCACCGGCCTCGGCCTGGCGATCGTGCGCGACATCGCCCGCAGCCATGGCGGCGACGTCACCCTGTCCGACAGCGAAAAAGGCGGATTGCGCGCCACCATCCGCCTGCCGGTTTAG
- a CDS encoding TRAP transporter large permease — MTDPQIALMMLGLFIFMVFLGFPIAFTLMAMGIGFGYYAYFDPSRMWRSYFRLDEMATTWDSLSLWIEGFFNNRIFDLFINQTYTVMSNEVLTAVPLFLFMGYIVERANIVDRLFSTLNLASKRVPGSMGVAALITCALFATATGIVGAVVTLMGLLALPAMLKARYDPAFASGIICAGGTLGILIPPSIMLIVYAAASGVSIVKLYAGALLPGFTLVGLYLVYIIGRSILQPSAAPRPTDEEVPDVPIGRLLFLVATSFFPLAFLILSVLGSILFGLATPTEAASIGALGGILLAVAYRAMTWQRLRESTYLTVRTTAMVCWLFVGSYTFSSVFSYLGGEQLIAHFVTGLDLTPFQFLLLAQLIIFLLGWPLEWSEIIIIFVPIFLPLLAIFDIDPLFFGILVALNLQTSFLTPPMAMSAYYLKGIAPPEVKLTQIFAGVMPFLLMVFICMALMYAFPQIVYYLPERFYGN, encoded by the coding sequence ATGACCGATCCCCAAATTGCGCTGATGATGCTGGGCCTGTTCATCTTCATGGTGTTCCTGGGCTTCCCGATCGCCTTTACGCTGATGGCCATGGGCATCGGCTTTGGCTACTACGCCTATTTCGACCCTTCACGGATGTGGCGCTCCTATTTTCGCCTCGACGAAATGGCGACAACCTGGGACAGCCTGTCTCTCTGGATAGAGGGGTTCTTCAACAACCGGATCTTCGACCTCTTCATCAACCAGACCTATACGGTGATGTCCAACGAGGTGCTGACGGCGGTGCCGCTGTTCCTGTTCATGGGCTATATCGTCGAACGCGCCAATATCGTCGACCGGCTTTTCTCGACGCTGAACCTGGCCTCCAAGCGGGTTCCGGGATCCATGGGCGTGGCGGCCCTGATCACCTGCGCGCTGTTTGCCACAGCGACCGGCATCGTCGGCGCCGTGGTGACGCTGATGGGACTGCTGGCCCTGCCGGCAATGCTCAAGGCGCGTTACGATCCGGCCTTTGCTTCCGGCATCATCTGCGCCGGCGGTACGCTCGGCATCTTGATTCCGCCGTCGATCATGCTGATTGTCTATGCCGCGGCCTCCGGCGTCTCCATCGTCAAGCTCTATGCCGGCGCGCTGTTGCCCGGGTTCACCCTGGTCGGGCTCTATCTCGTCTATATTATCGGTCGCTCGATCCTGCAGCCGAGCGCTGCACCGCGTCCGACCGATGAAGAAGTGCCGGACGTGCCGATCGGCCGGCTGCTGTTTCTGGTTGCGACCTCGTTCTTCCCGCTGGCATTCCTGATCCTTTCGGTGCTCGGATCGATCCTGTTCGGTCTCGCAACGCCCACCGAAGCCGCATCGATCGGTGCGCTTGGCGGCATCCTGCTTGCCGTCGCCTACCGCGCCATGACCTGGCAAAGGCTGCGCGAAAGCACCTATCTCACGGTGCGAACCACGGCGATGGTGTGCTGGCTGTTTGTCGGCTCCTACACCTTTTCCTCGGTGTTTTCCTATCTGGGGGGCGAGCAGCTCATTGCCCATTTCGTCACCGGGCTGGATCTGACGCCGTTCCAGTTCCTGCTGCTGGCCCAGCTGATCATCTTCCTGCTCGGCTGGCCGCTGGAATGGTCGGAAATCATCATCATCTTCGTGCCGATCTTCCTGCCGCTGCTGGCAATTTTCGACATTGATCCGCTGTTTTTCGGGATCCTCGTCGCGCTCAACCTGCAGACGTCGTTCCTGACCCCGCCAATGGCGATGTCGGCCTATTATCTCAAGGGGATAGCGCCGCCCGAGGTGAAGCTGACGCAGATATTCGCCGGTGTCATGCCGTTCCTGCTGATGGTGTTTATCTGCATGGCGCTGATGTATGCCTTCCCGCAGATCGTCTATTACCTGCCGGAGCGCTTCTATGGGAATTGA